One part of the Microlunatus elymi genome encodes these proteins:
- a CDS encoding SHOCT domain-containing protein: MLARRFGRPGLVGLAARTAVVAGTASAVSGGMARHQQQRAAEQQEMQAYEQQQQQAQMMAAAQAAQQQAAVQAAPVAPAAQQSVSVDDTVTQLERLAALKEQGILTDAEFAAQKAKILGA, encoded by the coding sequence ATGCTTGCACGTCGATTCGGACGACCCGGACTGGTCGGCCTTGCTGCTCGTACGGCGGTCGTCGCCGGCACAGCCAGTGCGGTCTCCGGCGGGATGGCACGGCACCAGCAGCAGCGGGCGGCCGAGCAGCAGGAGATGCAGGCCTACGAGCAGCAGCAGCAGCAGGCTCAGATGATGGCCGCGGCTCAGGCCGCGCAGCAGCAGGCTGCGGTGCAGGCGGCACCGGTGGCACCCGCCGCCCAGCAGTCGGTCTCGGTGGACGACACGGTCACCCAGCTGGAGCGGCTGGCGGCGCTGAAGGAACAGGGGATCCTGACTGACGCGGAATTCGCCGCGCAGAAGGCCAAGATCCTGGGCGCGTGA
- a CDS encoding AI-2E family transporter, with amino-acid sequence MSEVVSPRPARSMPRGLLVLLGLAAAVVIVAGMKGAADILSVVFLTLVLTIAVHPLQRVLARHIPPWLATLICLIVVYLGILGLASLMFVSAAQFAGLLPQYEDQFDNLVGQLSDQLAALGIKEDQLHAVTAQLDLSKLTKILTSALSGVLGVVSNLVFIITLLLFMTVDGSSFPRHMVRAAGTRPTIINALLNFARASNRYLLVSTIFGAIVAVIDTIALLVMDIPAPLLWGLLAFLTNYIPNVGFVIGLVPPAILGLLAGGPGLMLAVVIVYCVINVIIQSVIQPKVVGDAVGLSTTLTFLSLIFWAWVLGPIGAILAIPLSLLVRAILVDADPDAKWMVPLVANSEGKKAKSASGRADAGTETETTEAEDGRGAVDG; translated from the coding sequence ATGTCCGAAGTCGTCTCGCCGCGCCCGGCCCGGTCGATGCCACGCGGGCTGCTGGTGCTCCTCGGACTCGCCGCCGCGGTGGTCATCGTGGCCGGCATGAAGGGCGCCGCCGACATCCTCAGCGTGGTGTTCCTGACCCTGGTTCTGACCATCGCGGTGCACCCGCTGCAACGGGTGCTGGCCCGACACATCCCGCCGTGGCTGGCGACCCTGATCTGCCTGATCGTCGTCTATCTCGGCATCCTCGGCCTGGCGTCCCTGATGTTCGTCTCGGCGGCCCAGTTCGCCGGCCTGCTGCCACAGTACGAAGATCAGTTCGACAACCTGGTCGGACAACTCAGCGATCAACTGGCCGCGCTGGGAATCAAGGAAGATCAACTCCACGCGGTGACCGCGCAGTTGGATCTGTCCAAGCTGACCAAGATCCTCACCTCGGCGCTGTCCGGTGTGCTGGGAGTGGTGTCCAACCTGGTCTTCATCATCACGCTGCTGCTGTTCATGACCGTGGACGGTTCGTCGTTCCCCCGGCACATGGTGCGCGCGGCCGGTACCCGGCCGACGATCATCAACGCGCTGCTGAACTTTGCCCGCGCCTCCAACCGTTATCTGCTGGTGTCCACGATCTTCGGCGCGATCGTCGCGGTGATCGACACCATTGCCCTGCTGGTGATGGACATCCCGGCTCCGCTGTTGTGGGGCCTGCTGGCCTTTCTCACCAACTACATCCCGAACGTCGGCTTCGTGATCGGGTTGGTCCCGCCGGCGATCCTGGGCCTGCTGGCCGGCGGACCCGGTCTGATGCTCGCCGTGGTCATCGTCTACTGCGTGATCAACGTGATCATTCAGTCGGTGATCCAACCGAAGGTGGTCGGGGACGCGGTCGGCCTGTCCACCACGCTGACCTTCCTGTCCTTGATCTTCTGGGCCTGGGTGCTCGGTCCGATCGGCGCCATCCTGGCCATTCCGCTCAGCCTGCTGGTCCGGGCGATCCTGGTCGACGCCGACCCGGACGCGAAGTGGATGGTGCCGCTGGTGGCCAACTCCGAGGGAAAGAAGGCGAAGTCGGCCAGTGGCCGGGCCGATGCCGGTACGGAGACCGAGACGACGGAGGCTGAAGACGGCCGCGGGGCGGTCGACGGCTAG
- a CDS encoding SulP family inorganic anion transporter, translating into MINLRPVRGWLSWFSLRTWKKDVPAGLVLGIESVPDGLAQGLLAGVNPVFGLYGYVFGTIFGALATSSAFMTIQATGAMSVVVSDVTQVHGNSEDAHRALFTLTLLTGLIMLGLGIARLGWIVRWVPNAVLTGFVNAVAVNIVLGQLDNLTGYDSSGANRLLKALDSVIHLPGWSWPDVAVGVLTMIIIVATGRTRIGALGMVLAIVVGSAVAAVPGMKVHQLQDITDVPAGLPAPVLPDLGAVPALIVPAVALAFVGLVQGAAISRSVPNPDGSYPDPSGDFRGQGIANIATGLLQGMPVGGSMSATAIITNSGARSRIAQLVAGVTMIIVIVTLSGLVGYVAMPALAGLLIVVGVQTLKPHQVLMVWRTGAVQASVMAATFILTLVIPLQYAVLAGIAISIILHVAQQSNRVAVRRWSITDDGAIEETEPPATLGVDEVVVLRPYGSLFFASAGTFEDALPGIDPASHNSVVIITLRGKEDLGSTFINVITRYATRLADAGCLLKISGTSESVRRQLVSTRAISTLGPANVYAMTSTLTESTMAAKHDAAEWINGNIEPAAEESAEHGGGPGWFHDAVRWGKVHLLRRH; encoded by the coding sequence GTGATCAACCTGCGGCCGGTCCGCGGCTGGCTGTCGTGGTTTTCCCTGCGTACGTGGAAGAAGGACGTGCCGGCGGGGTTGGTCCTGGGCATCGAGAGCGTACCGGACGGCCTGGCCCAGGGGTTGCTGGCCGGGGTGAATCCGGTCTTCGGTCTGTACGGCTACGTCTTCGGCACCATCTTCGGCGCACTGGCAACCAGTTCGGCGTTCATGACGATCCAGGCCACCGGCGCGATGTCGGTGGTCGTGTCGGACGTCACCCAGGTGCACGGCAACTCCGAGGACGCGCATCGGGCGCTGTTCACGCTCACGCTGCTGACCGGTTTGATCATGCTCGGCCTGGGCATCGCCCGGCTCGGCTGGATCGTCCGCTGGGTGCCCAATGCCGTGCTGACCGGATTCGTCAACGCGGTCGCGGTGAACATCGTGCTCGGCCAGCTGGACAACCTGACCGGCTACGACAGCTCCGGCGCCAACCGGTTGCTGAAGGCGCTGGATTCGGTCATCCACCTGCCCGGCTGGTCCTGGCCCGACGTCGCCGTCGGCGTGCTGACCATGATCATCATCGTGGCCACCGGCCGGACCCGGATCGGCGCGTTGGGCATGGTGCTGGCCATCGTCGTCGGCTCCGCGGTCGCTGCCGTCCCCGGCATGAAGGTGCATCAGCTGCAGGACATCACCGACGTGCCGGCCGGGTTGCCGGCCCCGGTGCTGCCGGACCTCGGCGCGGTGCCGGCGTTGATCGTGCCGGCTGTCGCGCTCGCCTTCGTCGGGTTGGTCCAGGGCGCGGCGATCAGCCGGTCGGTGCCGAACCCGGACGGGAGCTATCCCGATCCGTCCGGCGACTTCCGCGGGCAGGGGATCGCCAACATCGCCACCGGTCTGCTGCAAGGGATGCCGGTCGGCGGGTCGATGTCGGCGACGGCGATCATCACCAACTCCGGTGCCCGCAGCCGGATCGCCCAGCTGGTCGCCGGCGTCACCATGATCATCGTGATCGTCACCCTGAGCGGCCTGGTCGGCTACGTGGCCATGCCGGCGCTGGCCGGATTGCTGATCGTGGTCGGGGTGCAGACGCTGAAACCGCATCAGGTGCTGATGGTCTGGCGAACCGGCGCCGTCCAGGCCAGCGTGATGGCGGCCACCTTCATCCTGACCCTGGTGATTCCGCTGCAGTACGCGGTGCTGGCCGGGATCGCGATCTCGATCATCCTGCACGTGGCACAGCAGTCGAACCGGGTTGCCGTACGCCGTTGGTCGATCACCGACGACGGCGCCATCGAGGAGACCGAACCGCCGGCGACCCTCGGTGTCGACGAGGTCGTCGTGCTGCGCCCGTACGGCAGTCTCTTCTTCGCCTCGGCGGGGACGTTCGAGGACGCGTTGCCGGGGATCGATCCGGCGTCGCACAACTCGGTGGTGATCATCACCCTGCGGGGCAAGGAAGATCTCGGCAGCACGTTCATCAACGTGATCACCCGGTACGCGACCCGACTCGCCGACGCGGGCTGCCTGCTCAAGATCAGCGGGACTTCGGAGTCGGTCCGCCGGCAGCTGGTGTCGACCCGGGCGATCAGCACCCTCGGCCCGGCCAACGTGTACGCGATGACGTCAACACTGACCGAATCGACGATGGCTGCCAAGCACGATGCCGCGGAGTGGATCAACGGCAACATCGAGCCGGCGGCAGAGGAGTCGGCCGAGCACGGCGGGGGACCAGGATGGTTCCACGACGCCGTCCGCTGGGGCAAGGTCCACCTGCTCCGTCGGCACTGA
- a CDS encoding helix-turn-helix transcriptional regulator, with translation MAAGELGTRSTVAMARVQVPRLPDWAIRRARLGRDERTRRPVTLVCAAAGSGKTLLVAEWARTARLQGTGVAWLALEPADDKPYEFWSALLEALRLACDEPVAGALSSLSPPREGFESGFAATILNILQDAGRPIWLVLDDLHEVGHPDVMAGIDYLLAQLPGNVTMILVSRREPELALHKLRLDDRLQTVAGSDLAFTASEAADFFAALGLQLGEDDLGRLVTRTEGWVAGLRLAALSLSRADDPSVVVAGFAGDQRAVGDYLSEEIVGQLPPDLDQFLHDTCAPEQLPISLAAELSGRPDAGRLLDDLCRSNALVVQSGDSSGYRYHSLLRESLLASLHRRDVGAPPRQHAATARWYDRHGEPAIALSHALAAGDDKLLTELIRRHGLRLILSGQAAHVLGTADAAIAEPVGLDASTGIAKEPGVGVTAALAALDVGDLARADYWLGARRHLHRPAGLERPDPKSGPLIASVEIQRALPGGDVAEAIERTGILGVEPTGDGDVDLMLLAYRAPARLRIGDYPGAVDDLRRALALARAGRYNQFELWTLSQLSGVTGAMCDLVQSRRWADEAISFAAPRGWSQSPRLAYAYLLAAWTAFQTGDIAGQHRLAELGMQSLDGVNNVEIALGVRSMGALARFEASAGDDKRRAARDFHRMWSDPQAAEASPALTGHAGAQEVRMALAVGESGWAAAAVQRTRRRLPGSVEAAVMNAEVLLALGRPGQALELLAPAVDGKLIAHLPASLVVAQVMTAHLEQDRGNPTRALAALQRAVEAAAPQNLQRPFIDAWPRIKPLIINHAGQFGTANQFVTALLERTWPDQEPIGPRLLSPKQLELLRDLQAVLPVRQLAESRGVSVNTTRTHLRAIYRKLGVSSRSEAIQVARARGLL, from the coding sequence ATGGCTGCGGGCGAGCTCGGCACTCGGTCAACGGTGGCGATGGCCCGGGTCCAGGTCCCGCGGCTGCCGGACTGGGCGATCCGTCGCGCACGATTGGGCCGCGACGAGCGCACCCGACGCCCGGTCACGCTCGTCTGCGCGGCCGCCGGGTCTGGGAAGACGCTGCTGGTCGCAGAGTGGGCCAGAACAGCACGACTGCAGGGTACGGGCGTTGCCTGGCTGGCCCTCGAACCCGCCGACGACAAGCCGTACGAGTTCTGGTCCGCGTTGCTGGAAGCGTTGCGCTTGGCCTGCGACGAGCCGGTGGCCGGCGCGCTCAGTTCCCTCAGCCCACCGCGAGAAGGCTTCGAGTCCGGGTTCGCGGCGACCATCCTGAACATCCTCCAGGACGCTGGTCGGCCGATCTGGCTGGTTCTCGATGATCTTCATGAGGTCGGCCATCCGGATGTGATGGCAGGCATCGACTACCTGCTGGCGCAGCTGCCCGGCAATGTCACGATGATCTTGGTCAGCAGGCGCGAGCCGGAGCTGGCGTTGCACAAACTACGGCTTGATGATCGCCTGCAAACCGTCGCCGGCAGCGATCTCGCCTTCACCGCCTCGGAGGCGGCCGACTTCTTCGCCGCTCTGGGACTGCAGCTCGGCGAAGATGATCTTGGACGGCTGGTCACGCGGACCGAAGGCTGGGTGGCCGGACTGCGGCTGGCCGCGCTGAGTCTCAGCAGGGCAGACGATCCCAGCGTGGTGGTGGCCGGTTTCGCAGGTGATCAGCGGGCCGTCGGCGACTACCTGTCGGAGGAGATCGTCGGCCAGCTGCCGCCGGACCTTGATCAATTTCTGCACGACACCTGCGCCCCCGAGCAACTCCCGATCAGCTTGGCCGCCGAATTGTCGGGCCGCCCCGACGCCGGCCGATTGCTGGACGACTTGTGCCGGTCCAATGCGCTGGTCGTGCAGTCCGGGGACTCGTCCGGCTATCGCTACCACAGCCTGCTGCGGGAGTCGTTGCTGGCGTCCCTGCACCGGCGAGATGTCGGCGCCCCGCCGCGCCAGCATGCGGCGACCGCCCGCTGGTACGACCGGCACGGCGAACCGGCGATCGCGCTCTCGCACGCCCTCGCGGCCGGCGACGACAAGTTGCTGACGGAACTGATCCGCCGGCACGGGCTGCGCCTGATCCTGTCCGGGCAGGCGGCTCATGTGCTCGGCACGGCAGATGCCGCCATCGCCGAACCGGTCGGCCTCGATGCTTCGACCGGTATCGCCAAGGAACCTGGCGTCGGCGTCACCGCCGCGTTGGCTGCCCTCGACGTCGGCGATCTCGCGCGAGCCGACTACTGGCTCGGCGCCCGGCGCCACCTGCACCGGCCGGCCGGCCTGGAACGACCCGACCCGAAATCGGGCCCCTTGATCGCGTCGGTCGAGATCCAGCGAGCCCTGCCCGGCGGCGATGTCGCCGAGGCGATCGAGCGGACCGGAATCCTCGGCGTCGAGCCGACCGGTGACGGTGATGTCGACCTGATGCTGTTGGCCTATCGGGCACCGGCCCGGCTGCGCATCGGGGACTACCCGGGTGCGGTGGACGATCTGCGCCGTGCGCTCGCGCTGGCCCGCGCCGGCCGGTACAACCAGTTCGAGTTGTGGACGCTGTCCCAGCTGTCCGGAGTGACCGGCGCGATGTGCGACCTGGTCCAGAGCCGGCGCTGGGCCGACGAGGCGATCAGTTTCGCCGCCCCGCGCGGTTGGTCGCAGTCGCCGCGGCTGGCCTACGCCTACCTGCTGGCGGCCTGGACCGCGTTCCAGACCGGCGATATCGCCGGGCAACACCGGCTGGCCGAGCTGGGCATGCAGTCGCTCGACGGGGTCAACAACGTAGAGATTGCGCTCGGCGTACGGAGTATGGGTGCGCTGGCCCGGTTCGAGGCATCGGCGGGCGACGACAAGCGGCGGGCAGCACGAGACTTCCACCGGATGTGGTCCGATCCCCAGGCCGCGGAGGCGTCCCCGGCGCTGACGGGCCACGCCGGCGCCCAGGAAGTGCGGATGGCATTGGCGGTCGGCGAGTCCGGCTGGGCCGCGGCCGCTGTGCAACGGACCAGGCGGCGGCTGCCGGGCAGCGTCGAGGCAGCGGTGATGAACGCCGAGGTGTTGCTGGCGCTGGGCCGGCCGGGTCAAGCGCTCGAGCTGCTCGCGCCCGCCGTCGACGGAAAACTGATCGCGCACCTGCCGGCGTCGTTGGTGGTCGCTCAGGTGATGACTGCCCACCTGGAACAAGATCGCGGGAACCCCACCCGCGCCCTGGCCGCTCTGCAACGCGCCGTCGAGGCGGCCGCGCCGCAGAATCTGCAGCGGCCGTTCATCGACGCCTGGCCGCGGATCAAGCCGCTGATCATCAACCACGCCGGCCAGTTCGGCACCGCGAACCAGTTCGTCACGGCGCTGCTGGAGCGGACCTGGCCCGACCAGGAGCCGATCGGCCCGCGGCTGCTCAGTCCCAAGCAGTTGGAACTGCTGCGCGATCTGCAGGCGGTGCTGCCGGTGCGTCAGCTGGCCGAGAGCCGCGGTGTCAGCGTGAACACCACCCGGACCCATCTGCGGGCGATCTACCGCAAACTCGGCGTCTCCAGCCGCAGCGAGGCGATCCAGGTCGCCCGCGCCCGGGGCCTGTTGTAG
- a CDS encoding DUF6325 family protein, with amino-acid sequence MSAVAAPIGPVDVAVVVFPEAELSEKVTAAVADAIASGAVRLLDALIVQKSTDGEVTIIDVDDEGDIFAVLPVPGDHQGLLSEADANEVGDGLEPGSSAVVVAWENMWAVRLRSAIFEAGGVIVAHERIADDSIEAAYAALDTAEEGN; translated from the coding sequence ATGAGTGCAGTAGCGGCACCGATCGGACCTGTGGACGTGGCGGTCGTGGTGTTTCCCGAGGCAGAACTCAGCGAGAAAGTGACTGCCGCGGTCGCCGACGCCATCGCGTCGGGTGCTGTACGCCTGCTGGATGCGCTGATCGTGCAGAAGAGCACGGACGGCGAGGTCACCATCATCGATGTTGACGACGAAGGCGACATCTTCGCCGTCCTGCCCGTACCCGGTGATCACCAAGGGTTGCTCAGCGAAGCCGACGCCAACGAGGTCGGCGACGGCCTGGAGCCGGGTTCGTCGGCAGTCGTCGTCGCCTGGGAGAACATGTGGGCGGTTCGGCTGCGCAGCGCGATCTTCGAGGCTGGCGGCGTGATCGTCGCTCACGAGCGCATTGCCGACGACAGCATCGAGGCGGCGTACGCCGCGCTGGACACCGCCGAGGAAGGGAACTGA